The Candidatus Nezhaarchaeota archaeon genomic sequence TTGATCGACGCTGTTAAGTTAGGTGGGAAGCCAGGCACGGTCTATCGCTTTAACTTCGACCCCTTACTCTTTAAAGACGAAAGCCCGCTATCTATGCACGGCCTAGACGCCGTCGCTGCCTTAAGGCTAGCTGTAAACACCGGGATGGCCCCTAGGGAGATCGTGGTCATCGGAGTAGAGCCTAAGCAAACTCGCCTAGGTGAAGCACTGTCTAATGAAGTGGAGGCTTCAATTCCCAAGGTCTTAGACTTAGTGCTTAAGGAAGTGGTGGAGCATGGGCAGCCCTCTACTTCCTCGTAGGAACTTCTTGAAGCTAGCCTCCTTAACAACTGCCACTATAACTCTCAGGGCTAGCTTTACAGAGCCCTCCTACGGCTTAAGCAGTCGCGGTGACTACTACTCCATCCTCTTCGATAATACTAAGTGCATAGGATGCAACTCCTGCGTCGTAGCGTGTAGGCTTTGGAACGGTA encodes the following:
- a CDS encoding hydrogenase maturation protease — encoded protein: MVGLRKKVIVVGLGNVLMGDEGVGVRAAEALSRLHLPPTITVYPAGTPSLALLHLIEGSEKVVLIDAVKLGGKPGTVYRFNFDPLLFKDESPLSMHGLDAVAALRLAVNTGMAPREIVVIGVEPKQTRLGEALSNEVEASIPKVLDLVLKEVVEHGQPSTSS